GAGCGCGTCGCCTCCGCACGTGCCGACGGCGTCTCGGTGGTCACCCTCGAGCGCGGCTTCTCCGTTGACCTGGCCGCCAAGGCGCCCTGGCAGCTCCTCGGTGCGAAGACGCTGAGCTACGCCACCAACATGGCCGCGCTGCGTCATGCCGCATCCGAGGGCTATGACGACGTCATCTTCGTCAGCAGCGAGGGGGCGGTGCTCGAGGGGCCGCGGTCGACGGTGGTCGCGGTGTACGGGGACACGCTGGTCACCCCGCCGACCGAGATCGGCATCCTCGCCTCGACGACCGCGCAGGCCGTCTTCGATCTCGCCGTTGCGGAGGGCTGGAAGACCAAGGTCGAGATCCTGCGTCCGGAGGACCTCGTGGCGGCCGACTCGGTCTGGCTCGTCAGCAGCGTGACGCTCGCGGCCCGGGTCACCCATCTCAATCGGTACGTCATGCCGGTGCCGGCCGACGCAGACCGGTTTTCCGATTTGGTGGACCGAGCCATCGCCGCGGAAGACAATTGATCCCGGTCACTCACCGATGATCCCGGGCCCGCGTCACACGTGATCGCGGGTGAGAGCGAATGCACCAGCGGCAGTGGCTCGATGGGACTTTTGGCGCTTGAACAGGCGCGGTGACCAGGCGTAACGTCGCGCCCAGGGCCTACTACTAAAGGTAGTAGGCGACGTCGGCACCCGCCGGCTCAGCCGGTGACCTGATTCGAGGCATACATGGACGCTCTGGACGTCTCCAGATGGCAATTCGGTATCACAACCGTCTATCACTTCATCCTGGTGCCGCTGACCATCGGTCTCGCACCGATGATCGCGGTCATGCAGACGGTGTGGCACGTCACCGGCAACGAGCAGTGGCTGCGTGCGACCCGGTTCTTCGGCAAGCTCTTCCTGATCAACTTCGCGCTGGGCGTCGCCACCGGCATCGTGCAGGAGTTCCAGTTCGGGATGAACTGGAGTGAGTACAGCCGCTTCGTCGCGGATGTCTTCGGTGCGCCGCTGGCGCTGGAGGGCCTGGTCGCCTTCTTCCTGGAGTCGACCTTCATCGGACTCTGGATCTTCGGCTGGGACCGGTTGCCGCGGCGCGTCCATCTGGCGTGTATCTGGTTGGCGGCCATCGGTGTCAACGCGTCCGCGTACTTCATCATCGCCGCGAACTCGTGGATGCAGCACCCCGTCGGCGTCGAGTGGGACGAGACGCGCGGGCGCCCGGCGATGAACGACTTCTTCGCCGTCATCACCAACAACACGACGCTCGCGGCCTTCCCGCACGTGATCGCCGGTGCGTTCCTCACCGCGGGCACCTTCGTCGCGGCCATCGGCATCTGGTGGATGGCCCGGAACACGTGGCGTGCCAAGAAATTGCGGGAGGCGCTCGAGACCGGTGACACCAGTGAGGTCCCGGAGAGCACGTCGCCGAGCCACGTCGACGCCACTCCGGAGGATCTGGAGTCCGACGCGCGCGACCTCTGGCGGCCGGTCACCCGGTTCGCGCTGTGGGTCACGCTCGTCTCCGGTGTCGCGCTGTTCATCACCGGTGACATCCAGGCCCAGATCATGTTCAAGCAGCAGCCGATGAAGATGGCGTCGGCGGAATCACTCTGTGAGACCGAGACCGGTCCGGGATTCTCCGTTCTCTCCATCGGACGCCAGAACAACTGCGACAACATCGATCACATCATCGAGATCCCCAAGATGCTGTCGTTCCTGGCCGACCACTCCTTCGATTCGACCCTCCAGGGCGTGGAGGAGTTGCAGGAGCAGTACGCGAAGGCCTTCGCCGACAACCCGGACGTGCCCGCCAACCAGAACTTCGCACCGAACCTCTTCGTCACCTACTGGGGTTTCCGGGCGATGATCACGTGGGCGGTCGGCTCGGTGGTCGTGGCCATCGGTGGCCTCTGGTACACGCGCCGCAAGCGGGTGGTCGAGTCGAGGCGGTTCGGCTTCATCGCGCTGCTGATGATCCCGACCCCGTTCCTCGCCAACAGTTCCGGCTGGATCTTCACCGAGATGGGGCGTCAGCCGTGGGTCGTCGCACCCAACTGGGCGGACGACCTCGACCCGCTGCGCATCAGCATGCTCGTGCAGAACGGCGTCTCCAACCACACCGCGGGGACCGTGCTGGTCACCCTGATCGGGTTCACGCTGCTCTACGGCGCGCTCGGTGTCGTCTGGTTCATGCTGCAACGCCGCTACGTGGTCGAGGGACCGGCGAGCTACGACTCGCGGCCGCCAGGTCACAGTGACGACGAATCCGACTCCGATTCCGATGAGCCCAAACAGCTCTCGTTCGCGTACTAGAGGAGAGTGACATGGGACTCCCGGACTTCTGGTTCCTCATCATCGCCGTGCTGTTCGTCGGCTACTTCGTCCTCGAGGGCTTCGACTTCGGTGTCGGCATGCTGATGCCGATCCTCGGGTCGAGTCACACCGGTGGCGACGACAAGGTCGCACCGGACGATCCCGAGGCCGACCCCGACAAGCGCCGGCGCGCGCTGCTCAACACCATCGGACCGGTGTGGGACGGCAACGAGGTCTGGCTGCTCACCGCGGGCGGCGCGCTCTTCGCGGCGTTCGGTGGTTGGTACGCAACGATGTTCACCGCGTTCTACCTACCGCTGTTCCTCATCCTGATCGGCCTCATCACCCGTGTGTGCGCGATCGAGTGGCGCGGCAAGATCAACGATCCGCGCTGGCGGAAGTGGTGCGACGTCGGCATCGGTCTGGGTTCGTGGATTCCCGCGATCCTTTGGGGTGTGGCCTTCGCCAACGTGGTGCGGGGCCTGCCGATCGACGCCGACGCCCAGTACACCGGCGGGTTCTTCAACCTGCTGAGCCCGTACGCGCTGCTCGGCGGTGCGACGACCCTCCTGGCGTTCCTCACCCACGGTGCGGTGTTCCTGTCGCTGAAGACCTCCGGTGTCCTGCAGGAGGATTCGGCGCGATACGCAGCGCGTCTCGCGTGGCCGACGCTCGTCGTCGCCGCCGCATTCCTGCTGTGGACCCAGTTCGCGTACGGCAACGGCTGGACCTGGTTCCCGGTGCTGATCGCCGCGGTGGCCGCGGTGGGCATGCTCGTCGCGACGCAGGTGCGTCGAGAGGGGTGGGCGTTCCTGTTCACCTCGATCGCGATCGCCGGGACGGTGGCCACCCTGTTCGCGGTGCTGTTCCCGAATGCGCTGCCCTCGACCCTGAACCCGGACTGGAACCTGACCATCGACAACACCTCGTCGAGCGACTACACACTGACGGTGATGACGTGGGCTGCGCTGTTCATCACCCCGGTGGTGATCGGTTACCAGGCGTGGAGCTACTGGGTGTTCCGTAAGCGACTGTCGGTCGGGAACATCCCGGAGCATCACGGCCTGCCCTCGTTGCGCGTGTCGAGCAAGTGAGGCCCCCGGTCGACCCGCGGCTGCTGCGGTATTCACCGACGACGCGACGCTATGTCGCGGTCACGGCGGCGTTCGCCGTCGCGCAGGTGATCGCGATCATCGTGGCCGCGGGTATGGCCGCCTCCATCCTGTCGGAGCTGATCGTCCTCCCGGCGGAGCGGTCCTTCGACGCGCAGTGGGTGCACCTGGTCGTGCTCGCCGTCGCGATGGCGGCCCGCGCCGCGATGGCCTACGGGCATGATCGATACGCGCACCGTGCGGCGGAGCAGGCGATCGCCGAACTGCGGTCCGAGGCGCTCGACGTGCTCACCGATCCGCGTCGGACCTCGCCGCGAACGCTGCTGACGCTGCGTGAGCACGCGGCGACCGTGCTGTTGCGGGGACTGGACGCCCTCGGGCCGTATCTCTCCGGTTACCTGCCCGCACTCGTGACCGCGGTGATCCTCACGCCGACGGTGACCGTGGTGATCGCCTTCGCCGACTGGCCGTCGGCGCTGATCATCCTGATCACGTTGCCGCTCATCCCGATCTTCATGGTCCTGGTCGGGCTCATGACCCGGGATCGCACCACCCGCAAGCTGGCGACGATGAGCAGGCTGACCGCGCAGCTGCTGGATCTGATCGCCGGCCTGCCGACGCTGCGGGCACTGAACCGCGCCGAGACCCCGGCCGCCCAGGTGGCCGAACTCGGTGAGGCGCACCGACGTTCCACGATGAGCTCGTTGCGGGTGGCCTTCCTGTCCGGCGCGGTTCTCGAGCTGCTCGCGACCCTGTGCGTCGCCCTGGTCGCCGTGGGCATCGGTCTGCGGCTGGTGTTCGGCGAGATGTCGCTCTACGCAGGTGTTTTCGCGTTGATCCTGGCGCCTGAGGCATACCTGCCGCTCCGCCGCGTCGGCGCACAGTTCCACAACTCTGCCGACGGTGTCACCGCCGCCGGGGAGGTCTTCGAGCTGATCGACTCTCCCGAGGACGCCGCTCCGATGCCGGTCAGCGGCGGCCGGGGCGTCACCGTCGCAGGCGCGCCGATCACCATCCTCGATCTCGGCGTGCACGGCCGTGACGGCTGGGCCCCGGAATCCTTGCGCGCGACGGTTCAGCCCGGTTCGCTCACGCTGTTCACCGGGCCGAACGGTTCGGGGAAGTCCACGACCCTGGCCGCGATCATGGGGCTGCTGACACCCGACGACGGGTCGGTGCTCATCGGGTCCATCCCGGTCACCCACGCGGATCCCGAGTCCCTGCACGAACAGATCGCCTGGCTGCCGCAGCAGCCGGTCGTCGTGCCGGGCACGGTCGGCGAGAACGTGGAGCTCTTCGGCGCGCTCGACCGCGACGCCACCGACCGTGCGGCGGCGGCAAGCGGATTCGACTCCGTCGTGCTCGAGCTGCCCAAGCGCCTCGACACCCCAACTCGGTGCGGGCGGCGTCGGGCTGTCCGCCGGCCAGCGTCAGCGGCTCGCACTCACCCGAGTTCTCGCGTCGCCGGCTCCGCTGTTGCTGCTCGACGAGCCGACCGCCCACCTCGACGAGGCATCGGAACGTGCGGTGCTCACCGTGCTCCGCGAGCGTGCACGCGCCGGTGACACGGTCATCGTGGTGGCCCACCGGGGGATCGCGCGTGAATTCGCCGACCACGTGGTCGAATTCGACGGAGGTGTGTCATGCGCGACGACCCACTGATCCGCGCGCTCGGCTTCCTCGGCCTGCGCCGGGGTGCGGTCGCCAAGGCCCTGCTGCTCGGTGTCGGCGGTGCGCTGTCGGCGCTCGGCCTCGCGGCGTTGTCGGCGTGGCTGATCACCCGGGCCTGGCAGATGCCGCCGGTGCTGTACCTGTCGGTCGCGATCACCGCCGTGCGCGCGCTCGGTATCTCGCGCGGTCTGTTCCGCTACCTCGAACGACTCGCCACCCACGACCTCGCCCTGCGTGCGATGACGACCGCCCGCGAACGGGTCTACAGGGCCCTCGCGACCGGTTCACCCGCCTACTCGGTGACCCTCCGGCGCGGAGACCTGTTGACTCGCACCGGCGATGACATCGACGAGATCGGCAACGCTCTCATCCGCGGCCTGATCCCCATCGGTGTGGGCGTGACGACGGCGGTGGCCGCGGTGGTCGTGATGGCACTGGTCTCGCTGCCCGCCGCCGCGGTGCTCGCCGTCGCACTCGTCGTCAGTGGTGGTGTCGCCCCGTGGCTCGCGGCGCGCGGTGGAGCCTCGACTCTCCGCGACGGATCGCGAGCGGCCACCGAGTCCGCGGAGGCCACGACGACCACGCTGTGGCACGCATCCGAACTCGTTGTCGCGCGTCGGCGTGGAGAGCTGCTCCAGACCGCGGCCGCCGCCGACCGCCGGCACCTCGCGGCCACCGATCGGGGCCGCCGGTTGGAGGCGGCAGCTGCCGCGGCCACCCCGCTCGCGATGGGTGCCTCGCTGATCGCGGCCTGCGTGATCGCCATCCAGTTGGCCGCGCAGACAACCGGTTCGATCGCCGGGGTCGCCTCCGGCGAAGGGCTCACCCCGATGATCCTCGGCGTCCTGGTCCTGCTCCCGCTGTCGGCTTTCGAGTCGACTGCGCCGCTGACCGAGGCCGGACTGCAGATCGAGCGCAGTCGCCAGAGCGCCGCGCGGGTCATGGCTCTCGTCGACGGTGCGCACGCCGCCGCCGGCACCGAGCCGTCCGGTGCGGATGTGGCGGTCCACCGCGGCATGGTCGAGGTGTCCACCGACGGACTGCGATGGGGCCGCGGGGACCGCGATGTCCTCGGTCCTGCGGACGGTCTCGACCTCGACCTGCGGCCGGGATCGCGCCTGGCGGTCGTCGGACCGAGTGGCGTCGGCAAGTCCACGCTGCTGCTCACCCTGGCCGGACTGCTGAACCCCGTCGACGGGGACATCACCTGTGTCGACGTGTCGAGCCGAGCGCCTGTCGGACTCCGCTCGGCCGGTTGCTACTTCGCCGAAGAGGCGCACCTCTTCTCGACGTCGGTCCGCGAGAACCTGCGCGTGGCACGCGGTGACGCCACCGACGAGGAGATCCTCGCCGCGCTGACGACGGTCGGACTCGACGGTTGGGCCGCACGGCTTCCCGACGGTCTGGACACCACCCTGACCGGCGGGGCCGATGCCGTCAGCGGCGGTGAGCGCCGACGCCTGCTCCTCGCTCGCGCGCTTCTCCACCCGGCACCGATGGTTCTGCTCGACGAACCGACCGAACACCTCTCCGCCGACGACGCCGCCGGTCTGCTCCGACGCCTCCTCGGCGTCGAGGACGACCTCTTCGGCCCCGACCGCATCGTCGTGGTCGTCACCCACCAGCTTCCGGCGGACGTCGGTGGTGCGCAGGTGGTGGAGTTGGAACCGGCGGTCGCTCGCGACTCCTGACCGCCGAACCTCAACTCGACTTGCAGACTCCGGCCGAAGTCTGGCAGTGGAGTCGAGGTCTGCCGGTTGCCGCGGTCCCCGACCGCACAAGGCCGCACAACGGAATCGGGGCCGGACGCTCGGCGTCCGGCCCCGGATTTCCCCTGTGAGAGGTGAGGGTCTAGTTGCTGGAGACCTCGTAACCCATCGGCAGCATCGTCGACTTGTGCTCGAGGAAGGACTCCAGACCTTCGCGGCCGTTCTCGCGGCCGATGCCGGAGTTCTTGTAACCGCCGAAGGGGGACTCGGGATCGATTGCGTACCAGTTGATCCCGAAGGTTCCCGTGCGGATCTTGGTGGAGATCTCGATGCCGCGCTCGACGTCGTCGGTCCACACCGTGCCGGCGAGCCCGTAGTTGGAGTCGTTGGCGATGGCGATGGCCTCGTCGACGTCGTCGTAGGCGATGACCGACAGGACGGGTCCGAAGATCTCCTCCTGGGCGATGGCCATGTCGTTGGTGACACCGGTGAAGATCGTCGGGGTGAGGAAGTAACCCGAGTCGAGTCCGGCGGGTCGTTCGCTCTCGAGAGCCGGTGTGGCACCGGCCTTCTTGCCGAGTTCGATGTACTCCTCGACCTTCTGGCGCTGCTTCTCGGTGATCAGTGGGCCGAGCTGGGCCTCCGGATCCGACGGCAGGCCGACCTTCATCGCCTTGGCCGCCTCGACCATCGCCGCGACGATCTCGTCCTGGCGGCTGCGCGGCACCAGGATTCGGGTCTGCGCGACGCACGCCTGGCCGGTGTTGAACAGGCCGAGGAACGTCAGCATGAAGGCGTTCGCGGCGATGTCCACGTCGTCGAGGACGATGGCCGCCGACTTTCCGCCCAGCTCGAGGGAACAGCGCTTCAGGCTCTCGGCGCAGGCGGCGCCGATGGCCTTGCCCGCGGCGGTCGACCCGGTGAAGGTGATCTTGTCGACGTCGGGATGGGCGACGAGGGCCTGACCGGTCTCGGTGCCGCCGGTGACCACCGAGATCGCCTCGGCGGGCACGCCGGCCTCGATGAACAGCTGGGCCACGTAGTTGCCGGTGAGCGGGGTCTCCGGGGCGGGCTTCAGCACCACCGAGCAGCCTGCGGCGAGCGCGGCGCCCATCTTGTTGCAGGTGATGAACAGCGGGACGTTCCACGCGCAGATCGCGCCGACGACGCCGACCGGTTCGCGGGTGATGCGGGTGGTGCCGAACAGGCCGGTCCGGTACTCCTCCCACTGGTAGTCGCGGGCGGCGTTGGCGTAGGCGCGCAGGACGCCGGTACCGGGCAACTGCTGCAGGGTGGCGATCGCGCTCGGCGGCGCGCCCATCTCGGCCGAGACCAAGGCGGTGATCTCGTCGCCGCGCTCGTCGATCAGGTCGGCGACCTTGGCGATGATGTCGGCGCGCTGAGCCGGGGGCGTCGAACTCCAGACACCGGAGTCGAAGGCGGCGCGTGCGGCCTTGACCGCGGTGTCGACGTCGGTGGCGTCGGCGTGCGGCACCGAGCCGACACGTTCCCCGGTGGCGGGTGAGAAGACCTCGAGGGTCTCACTGGAATGGGGGTCGACCCATCGGCCGCCGATGAGCAGCTGGGGTTGATCCCCGCCGCCGGTGACTGTTGCGGTGTGGGACTCCACGGTCTCGGTCATTACGCGTGTGCTCCTCAGGAGGACGGGTCCTTGCCGGTCAGCGGCGAATTCTGTTCGCAAGCGGGCAAGTGTGAACTACGGCACACGCAATACTAGAACACGTTCTAACTTCGCCGCCAGGGGCGGCGGCGAATCAGCCCCGGCCGAAGGCCGCTCGGGCCTCGAGCCCCTCAATGACGTCTTCCAGCACATCGAGTTGCCCGGCCGGGTCGGCGGACTCCAGGATGCGTTGCTGATCGTGCGGCTCGACCTGGAGCCGGTTGGCCCAGCGGTAGATCGGCGACACGTCCGCCATCAGGGGATCGGCGTCGATGATGTCGAGGGCGGCGAAGATCGTGTCGACGTCCTTGCCTGCGGCCTCGAGGGTCTGCCGCATGACGACGCGCAGGCGCTGGTCGATCGAGTGCAGCCGCTCGAGGTCGGCTTCGGCGGGTTCCGGTTCGGGGAGCACCTCGATCCGGGCCCGGGGATAAGGGTCGTCGGGCAGCCATTCGACGACCAGGAAGCGAGAAGTGCCGGTGCCCGCCAGCAGTGCCCGACCGTCCGGGAGTCGGTCGGTGACGTCGGCGAGCACCATGGTGCCGGCGTCGCACCTCACCTCGCCGCCGCCGACCTCGGAACCGCGGGCGATCAGCACCACCCCGAAACGCACGACCGGTCGGCCGTCGGACTCCTCCATGAGGTCGTCGACCATCTGCCGGTAACGCGGTTCGAAGACACGCAGCGGCAACTCGCCACCGGGCAGCAGGGCGGTGCCGAGTGGGAACATCGGCGAGACGAACTGCTCGCCGGCCGGGATGAACGGGCTCAGGGCTGGTCCGTCAGGCCTTGGGCCGTGCGTCGAGCACGACCTCGAACTCGAGCAGATCGGCACCCGAGGCGACCGGCTTGGCACGCTCCCCGGCGTGCGCCTCGCGTGCCGGGCCCGATGCCCACGCCTGGAAGTCCTCCTCGGACTCCCACTGCGTCACCACGAAGTAGCGGTCGTCGCCCTTGACCGGGCGGAGCAGCTGGAACCCGAGGAATCCCTTGGAGCCGTCGACCGAGTGGGCCCGGTTGGCGAACCGCTTCTCCAGCTCGGGTCCGGCGCCCTCGGGAACGGTGATTGCATTGATCTTCACAACAGCCATGCGTCCACCATAGGCGCTGCGAGTGCGGGCGTGACGGTGTTGCCCGACCCCGAAGGATCGTTCGGGCGGATACAGTTTCGGCCATGTTCGACACCCACGCGATCGGCGAGATCGGGTTCCGTGACCACGGGGGTCCGGTGATCGTCGACGACGCCCGCGGCCCGCATGACGACGGCGCGACGACGCGGCCGATCGTCCTGTTGCACGGGCTGATGGGGCGGGGGCGCACGTGGCGGCGACAGGTGCCGTGGCTGCGCCGGTACGGCCGGGTCTTCACCTACGACGCGGCCTTCCACACCGGCGCCGATGTCGAGGAACCGGACAGCGCAACGGAACTCGCCACCGAACGATTCGTCGCCGACCTCGCCGAGATCCTCACCTGGATCGACCGCGGACCGGCGGTCCTCATCGGGCACTCGATGGGGGCACTGCACGCCTGGTGCACCGCCGCCGCCTATCCGGAACTCGTGGCGGCGCTCGTACTCGAGGACATGGCGCCAGACTTCCGCGGCCGGACCACCACCAACTGGACGCCCTGGTTCGAGTCCTGGCCCGAGCGTTTCGATTCCGTCGGCGGAGCGGTCGCGATGTTCGGTCCGGTGGCCGGCCGGTACTTCTACGAGGCGTTCGACGACGGACGGCTCCACGGACGGATTCCGTTGTGGGGCGCGATCGCCGACGAGTGGGGCGTCCGCGATTTCTGGTCCGAGTGGGAAGAGGTCGAGGTGCCGTCGCTGGTGATCGAAGCCGAGTTCACGGTCACGCCGCCCGGCCAGATGCGCCGCATGTGCGAGGTCAACGAGTACGCGCAGTATCTACGGGTCGAGGGGGCCGGACACCTCGTTCACGATGACGCTCCACACGTGTATCGCGGTGCGGTGGAGGCGTTTCTGTCCGGGCTCGACACCTGACACAGATCGGGGCGCGCACGAGACCTCGTGCGCGCCCCGAAAGGGTGGACTGGGATCAGGCGGGATCGGCGGGTGCGATCGGTGCGCCGTTGAGTCGACGCCAGCAGTGCACCAGGAACAGCTGGGCGACCGGGGCGGAGACGATCAGGCCGACGTAGCAGACGAGTGCACCGACGAGGTTGATCGCGTAGGTGACCAGCAGTGCGATCAGTGAGTCGCCGACCTTCGACTTGGTCAGCTCGAAGGAGGTCTTCATCGCGTCGATCGGTGACAGGCCCTTGTCGATGGTCGCGACCACCGAGAACATCAGGAAGAACATCGCGATGAGGCCCGGGATGATGCAGAGTACGTAGCCGATGCCGGTGGCGATTCCGACCAGGATGGCGGTGCCGACGACCGCGCCGAAGCGGATCGGGGTCAGGAACGATGCCGCGGTGACGGGTTCACCGTTCGCGACGCGGACCGCGCCGGAGGTGATGCTCGCCTGGATGTAGAGCATGCCCAGGAACAGCACCACGTAGATCAGGATCATGAAGAAGATGCCGCCCGCACCGAGCGTTGTCGTCTCGGTGGTGACGCCGTAGCCGTAGTCGACGGTCTCGGTGGTGCCGAAGATCGCGGTGCCGAAGATGGCCAGCGCAAGGACCACGGCCGCGAGCAGGAACACCGCCAGACCCGGCAGGATCATGGCGCCGACGTTGTTCTTGAACTTGTTGAAAGCCCAGGAGAACGCCTCGCCCACATCGACCTTGGTGCCCGGGGCGCCGGGGGCGCCGGGATATGCGCCCGCGCTGCCGTACTGCGGTGCACCCGGGGGCGGCGGAGGCGGTGCCTGGCCGTACTGCGGCTGTCCGTAATCGGGCTGCTGGCCGTACTGCGGCTGCTGCTGTCCGTAATCGGGCTGGCCGTACTGCGGCGGCTGCTGGCCGTACTGGGGCGGGGGCGGTGGCTGCTGCCCGTACTGGGGCGGCTGCTGCCCGGGTTGTCCACCCGGCTGATTCGGGTCCGACGGCGGGACAGGAGGATACGGCGGCTGACTCATGGATCGGGACATTAGCAACGATCCGGGTCCAGCGGGAGACTATGCCCGAACGATCAAATGACTGGTCACCGACCTTGGCACGAATTATGTGTCCTGGTGGGCGGTTTTGCCGCCGAAGGTTCCGACCGATCCCGAGACCAGGCGGTGTCGGCGAGTGTCCGACGGCTTCAACCCTCGCCCGCAAGGCAATAGCGCCCGTCGGTGGTGATCTCCACGAGTCCGTCGACGAGAAGCGAGTCGAGCGCACGGTCTCGCTGGGCGGTGTCGCTCGTCCACACCACGTCGAGCTTCGACCGTTCCACCGACCCGTTGGTGCCGCGCAGTACGTCGAGCAGCAGGCCGCGGACCTGGCGGTCGGTGCCGGCGAACTTCTGGGTCTTCCGCGGTGGGCCGGTGTGTGCGGGGCGGCCGAGTCGTACCCAGGTGCAGCCCACGAGAGGGCAGTTGTCGCACTTGGGGTTTCGGGCCGTGCAGACCAGTGCGCCGAGTTCCATGAGTGCCGCGGAGAACCTCGGCGCACTCCGGGAGTAGCCGGC
The sequence above is drawn from the Gordonia rubripertincta genome and encodes:
- a CDS encoding LON peptidase substrate-binding domain-containing protein: MFPLGTALLPGGELPLRVFEPRYRQMVDDLMEESDGRPVVRFGVVLIARGSEVGGGEVRCDAGTMVLADVTDRLPDGRALLAGTGTSRFLVVEWLPDDPYPRARIEVLPEPEPAEADLERLHSIDQRLRVVMRQTLEAAGKDVDTIFAALDIIDADPLMADVSPIYRWANRLQVEPHDQQRILESADPAGQLDVLEDVIEGLEARAAFGRG
- a CDS encoding antibiotic biosynthesis monooxygenase family protein, with translation MAVVKINAITVPEGAGPELEKRFANRAHSVDGSKGFLGFQLLRPVKGDDRYFVVTQWESEEDFQAWASGPAREAHAGERAKPVASGADLLEFEVVLDARPKA
- a CDS encoding cytochrome ubiquinol oxidase subunit I, whose product is MDALDVSRWQFGITTVYHFILVPLTIGLAPMIAVMQTVWHVTGNEQWLRATRFFGKLFLINFALGVATGIVQEFQFGMNWSEYSRFVADVFGAPLALEGLVAFFLESTFIGLWIFGWDRLPRRVHLACIWLAAIGVNASAYFIIAANSWMQHPVGVEWDETRGRPAMNDFFAVITNNTTLAAFPHVIAGAFLTAGTFVAAIGIWWMARNTWRAKKLREALETGDTSEVPESTSPSHVDATPEDLESDARDLWRPVTRFALWVTLVSGVALFITGDIQAQIMFKQQPMKMASAESLCETETGPGFSVLSIGRQNNCDNIDHIIEIPKMLSFLADHSFDSTLQGVEELQEQYAKAFADNPDVPANQNFAPNLFVTYWGFRAMITWAVGSVVVAIGGLWYTRRKRVVESRRFGFIALLMIPTPFLANSSGWIFTEMGRQPWVVAPNWADDLDPLRISMLVQNGVSNHTAGTVLVTLIGFTLLYGALGVVWFMLQRRYVVEGPASYDSRPPGHSDDESDSDSDEPKQLSFAY
- the cydB gene encoding cytochrome d ubiquinol oxidase subunit II yields the protein MGLPDFWFLIIAVLFVGYFVLEGFDFGVGMLMPILGSSHTGGDDKVAPDDPEADPDKRRRALLNTIGPVWDGNEVWLLTAGGALFAAFGGWYATMFTAFYLPLFLILIGLITRVCAIEWRGKINDPRWRKWCDVGIGLGSWIPAILWGVAFANVVRGLPIDADAQYTGGFFNLLSPYALLGGATTLLAFLTHGAVFLSLKTSGVLQEDSARYAARLAWPTLVVAAAFLLWTQFAYGNGWTWFPVLIAAVAAVGMLVATQVRREGWAFLFTSIAIAGTVATLFAVLFPNALPSTLNPDWNLTIDNTSSSDYTLTVMTWAALFITPVVIGYQAWSYWVFRKRLSVGNIPEHHGLPSLRVSSK
- a CDS encoding aldehyde dehydrogenase, giving the protein MTETVESHTATVTGGGDQPQLLIGGRWVDPHSSETLEVFSPATGERVGSVPHADATDVDTAVKAARAAFDSGVWSSTPPAQRADIIAKVADLIDERGDEITALVSAEMGAPPSAIATLQQLPGTGVLRAYANAARDYQWEEYRTGLFGTTRITREPVGVVGAICAWNVPLFITCNKMGAALAAGCSVVLKPAPETPLTGNYVAQLFIEAGVPAEAISVVTGGTETGQALVAHPDVDKITFTGSTAAGKAIGAACAESLKRCSLELGGKSAAIVLDDVDIAANAFMLTFLGLFNTGQACVAQTRILVPRSRQDEIVAAMVEAAKAMKVGLPSDPEAQLGPLITEKQRQKVEEYIELGKKAGATPALESERPAGLDSGYFLTPTIFTGVTNDMAIAQEEIFGPVLSVIAYDDVDEAIAIANDSNYGLAGTVWTDDVERGIEISTKIRTGTFGINWYAIDPESPFGGYKNSGIGRENGREGLESFLEHKSTMLPMGYEVSSN
- the cydC gene encoding thiol reductant ABC exporter subunit CydC → MRDDPLIRALGFLGLRRGAVAKALLLGVGGALSALGLAALSAWLITRAWQMPPVLYLSVAITAVRALGISRGLFRYLERLATHDLALRAMTTARERVYRALATGSPAYSVTLRRGDLLTRTGDDIDEIGNALIRGLIPIGVGVTTAVAAVVVMALVSLPAAAVLAVALVVSGGVAPWLAARGGASTLRDGSRAATESAEATTTTLWHASELVVARRRGELLQTAAAADRRHLAATDRGRRLEAAAAAATPLAMGASLIAACVIAIQLAAQTTGSIAGVASGEGLTPMILGVLVLLPLSAFESTAPLTEAGLQIERSRQSAARVMALVDGAHAAAGTEPSGADVAVHRGMVEVSTDGLRWGRGDRDVLGPADGLDLDLRPGSRLAVVGPSGVGKSTLLLTLAGLLNPVDGDITCVDVSSRAPVGLRSAGCYFAEEAHLFSTSVRENLRVARGDATDEEILAALTTVGLDGWAARLPDGLDTTLTGGADAVSGGERRRLLLARALLHPAPMVLLDEPTEHLSADDAAGLLRRLLGVEDDLFGPDRIVVVVTHQLPADVGGAQVVELEPAVARDS
- a CDS encoding alpha/beta fold hydrolase; this encodes MFDTHAIGEIGFRDHGGPVIVDDARGPHDDGATTRPIVLLHGLMGRGRTWRRQVPWLRRYGRVFTYDAAFHTGADVEEPDSATELATERFVADLAEILTWIDRGPAVLIGHSMGALHAWCTAAAYPELVAALVLEDMAPDFRGRTTTNWTPWFESWPERFDSVGGAVAMFGPVAGRYFYEAFDDGRLHGRIPLWGAIADEWGVRDFWSEWEEVEVPSLVIEAEFTVTPPGQMRRMCEVNEYAQYLRVEGAGHLVHDDAPHVYRGAVEAFLSGLDT